The proteins below come from a single Pseudomonas chlororaphis genomic window:
- a CDS encoding serine/threonine protein kinase, whose amino-acid sequence MNPALNIQIPGYDIEGEIGEGAMASVYLATQRSLERKVALKVMAAALAADPTFCERFLREGKTLARLSHPHTVTIHDIGNVGELYYMAMEYLPNGTLKERIAAGLTPEQGLIYIRQIASALGYAHGLGLVHRDVKPANILFRADGTAVLSDFGIAKSLDDRTQFTQAGFAVGTPSYMSPEQARGQDIDGRADLYALGVVLYEILVGKLPYTGNDALSTALAHLTEPLPELPVHHGRYQDVLRKLLAKDPAERFPDAAALLRALDNLPADSNEATLIRPLPLPLPLPLPVTTKPVGEDLAGLTPVSIDIPSGPAQPPSRPQPTPPPPPVSPPPRPPVAPARKTPVFALAAVAVAVALALGGAGYWWLSGDDGKAAKPPVASTPSSSKPPVKVPQTPPVKTPETPAAKPPVSPPVATEADGGQRPLLMAGKKTLFQRVLTKPGAKLADAPGAAPGKDLPAFSVLYVYQRKDVDGSPWVRVGAATDGRSDGWLPAAQVSDWKQSLVLKFTERSGRAPVMFLRQPGEVEKLLANPSAARNVLLKAQQSPSDNQQVLALEPAASAVPEKQFYLLPIFDSRESLDENGQPVQLLNVASIDPGNTAKAASGNTPILNANADAFRTAVVLVVDTTVSMQPYIDQVRDVVHQLQARIAERGELDSVSFGMVGFRSSVKKTPGLEYVAKTLITLDQGRDPQRFMDLARQVKASTVSSHSFNEDAFAGVMEAVEGMDWSGYGGRLILLVTDAGALRKNDPFAATQMNEAEVRQAALGKQIKIYALHLLSDAGKKTHAGAQSQYRTLTADANPQIGDLYIPVPGADVRKFGERVDEIGTVFADLVHQVRSNKEQSVPQLSAAPSLADKSAAVGYAMHMDFLGRKSASQAPQLVSAWTADRDLTNPALPAFQVCVMLTKLQLNDLQQSLKLIVDAARKTQSSPKDFFQEIASASAYMSRDPSALRKGGNLADGGILGEYLEGLPYRSKSLNMTQDLWLSLSVAEQEDFIDELDSKIRLYETFHNDLANWVRFGDAEPGDALYRVPLSTLP is encoded by the coding sequence ATGAACCCTGCCCTGAACATCCAGATCCCCGGCTACGACATCGAAGGCGAGATCGGCGAAGGCGCGATGGCCAGTGTCTACCTGGCGACCCAGCGCTCGCTGGAGCGCAAGGTCGCGCTGAAGGTCATGGCCGCCGCGCTGGCCGCCGACCCGACGTTCTGCGAGCGTTTCCTGCGCGAAGGCAAGACCCTGGCACGGCTGTCGCACCCGCACACCGTCACCATCCATGACATCGGCAATGTCGGTGAGCTGTACTACATGGCGATGGAATACCTGCCCAACGGCACGCTCAAGGAACGCATCGCCGCGGGCCTGACGCCGGAGCAGGGCCTGATCTACATCCGCCAGATCGCCTCGGCCCTGGGCTACGCCCATGGCCTGGGCCTGGTGCACCGCGACGTCAAGCCGGCGAACATCCTGTTCCGCGCCGACGGCACGGCGGTGCTTTCGGACTTCGGCATCGCCAAGTCCCTGGACGACCGCACCCAGTTCACCCAGGCCGGTTTCGCCGTCGGCACGCCGAGCTACATGAGCCCGGAACAGGCCCGCGGGCAGGACATCGACGGCCGCGCCGACCTGTATGCCCTGGGCGTGGTGCTCTATGAAATCCTCGTCGGCAAGCTGCCGTATACCGGCAATGACGCGCTGTCCACGGCCCTGGCCCACCTGACCGAGCCGTTGCCGGAGTTGCCGGTGCACCACGGCCGTTACCAGGACGTGCTGCGCAAGCTGTTGGCGAAGGATCCGGCGGAGCGTTTCCCGGATGCAGCGGCCCTGCTACGGGCGCTGGACAACCTGCCCGCGGATTCGAATGAGGCGACGCTGATCCGGCCGTTGCCGTTGCCGTTGCCGTTGCCGCTGCCGGTGACGACCAAGCCCGTGGGCGAGGACCTGGCGGGATTGACGCCGGTGTCCATCGACATCCCGAGCGGCCCCGCGCAGCCGCCGTCCCGTCCCCAGCCAACACCGCCGCCACCGCCGGTGAGCCCGCCGCCGCGCCCGCCCGTGGCACCGGCCCGCAAGACCCCGGTGTTCGCCCTGGCCGCCGTCGCGGTGGCCGTGGCGCTGGCGCTGGGCGGCGCGGGTTATTGGTGGTTGTCCGGTGATGACGGCAAAGCGGCGAAGCCCCCGGTGGCCTCCACGCCTTCGTCGAGCAAGCCCCCGGTGAAGGTGCCGCAAACACCCCCGGTGAAGACGCCCGAAACCCCAGCGGCCAAGCCGCCGGTAAGCCCACCCGTGGCCACCGAGGCCGACGGTGGCCAGCGTCCGCTGTTGATGGCCGGCAAGAAAACCCTGTTCCAGCGGGTGCTGACCAAGCCGGGGGCAAAGCTGGCCGATGCGCCGGGTGCCGCGCCCGGCAAGGACCTGCCGGCGTTCTCGGTGCTGTACGTCTATCAGCGCAAGGATGTCGACGGTAGCCCGTGGGTGCGTGTGGGCGCCGCCACCGATGGTCGCAGCGACGGTTGGTTGCCGGCCGCCCAGGTCAGCGACTGGAAGCAGAGCCTGGTGCTCAAGTTCACCGAACGTTCCGGCCGCGCGCCGGTGATGTTCCTGCGCCAGCCTGGCGAAGTGGAGAAACTGCTGGCAAACCCCTCTGCCGCCAGGAATGTGCTGCTCAAGGCCCAGCAGAGCCCGTCCGACAACCAGCAGGTGCTGGCCCTGGAGCCGGCCGCCAGCGCCGTGCCGGAGAAACAGTTCTACCTGCTGCCGATCTTCGACTCCCGCGAGAGCCTCGACGAGAACGGCCAGCCGGTGCAGTTGCTGAACGTGGCGTCCATCGACCCGGGCAATACGGCCAAGGCGGCGTCCGGCAACACGCCGATCCTCAATGCCAACGCCGACGCGTTCCGCACCGCCGTGGTGCTGGTGGTGGACACCACGGTGTCCATGCAGCCGTACATCGACCAGGTGCGCGACGTGGTGCATCAGTTACAGGCCCGGATCGCCGAGCGTGGCGAGCTGGACAGTGTCAGTTTCGGCATGGTGGGTTTTCGCAGCAGCGTCAAGAAAACCCCAGGCCTGGAGTACGTGGCCAAGACCCTGATCACCCTGGACCAGGGCCGCGACCCGCAGCGCTTCATGGACCTGGCGCGCCAGGTCAAGGCGTCCACGGTGTCGAGCCATTCGTTCAACGAAGACGCGTTTGCCGGGGTCATGGAAGCGGTGGAGGGCATGGACTGGTCCGGCTATGGCGGGCGCCTGATCCTGCTCGTCACCGACGCCGGCGCCCTGCGCAAGAACGATCCCTTCGCCGCGACGCAGATGAACGAAGCCGAGGTGCGCCAGGCGGCGCTGGGCAAGCAGATCAAGATCTACGCCTTGCACCTGCTCAGCGACGCCGGCAAGAAGACCCACGCCGGTGCCCAGAGTCAGTACCGTACCCTGACCGCCGACGCCAACCCGCAGATCGGCGACTTGTACATTCCGGTGCCGGGCGCCGATGTGCGCAAGTTCGGCGAGCGCGTCGACGAGATCGGCACGGTGTTCGCCGACCTGGTGCATCAAGTGCGCAGCAACAAGGAACAGAGCGTGCCGCAGTTGAGCGCCGCGCCGAGCCTGGCCGACAAGTCGGCGGCGGTCGGTTACGCGATGCACATGGATTTCCTGGGGCGCAAGAGCGCCAGCCAGGCGCCGCAACTGGTCAGCGCCTGGACCGCCGATCGCGACCTGACCAACCCGGCGCTGCCGGCGTTCCAGGTGTGCGTGATGCTGACCAAGCTGCAACTCAACGACCTGCAGCAATCGCTGAAGCTGATCGTTGACGCGGCCCGCAAGACCCAGAGCTCGCCGAAGGACTTCTTCCAGGAAATCGCCAGCGCCAGTGCCTACATGAGTCGCGACCCGTCGGCCTTGCGCAAGGGCGGCAACCTCGCCGACGGCGGGATCCTCGGCGAATACCTGGAAGGACTGCCGTACCGCAGCAAGTCGCTGAACATGACCCAGGACTTGTGGTTGTCCTTGAGCGTGGCCGAGCAGGAAGACTTCATCGACGAGCTGGATTCGAAAATCCGTCTCTACGAAACCTTCCACAACGACCTGGCGAACTGGGTGCGCTTCGGCGATGCCGAGCCGGGTGATGCCTTGTACCGCGTTCCGTTGTCGACGCTGCCGTGA
- a CDS encoding type VI secretion-associated lipoprotein TagQ — MLFSRKPFASVSKRHLLLVAVGFSTVLTGCATSPTSKVASSTKVEYYPNCYEPVQHLRSTEGDMTKSVVTGAAVGAVGGALLGALTADKEDRGRNAAIGAAGGALAGGAAGYYTERQKQIADDNQRIASYAADVNKSASDIDRSTAYAKASQQCYQSAFTKLVADRKAKTVNDTEGRKRLAEIVAGLKESNDLIVAVNGKAAEDLNNYTQAYEKDLQQVGVQRTDVVTVATADTTPVVAPTKTKTKAKVQPAKKKELPAVPKEAVATEKTLQDAKAKQAESKQVASAGTSQVNSMCKNPDLGDWAPVPCPNV, encoded by the coding sequence ATGCTTTTCTCCCGTAAACCTTTTGCTTCGGTTTCCAAGCGTCACTTGCTGCTGGTCGCTGTAGGCTTCAGCACTGTATTGACCGGTTGCGCGACTTCGCCGACGTCCAAGGTCGCGTCGAGCACCAAGGTCGAGTACTACCCGAACTGCTACGAGCCGGTGCAGCACCTGCGCTCCACCGAGGGTGACATGACCAAGTCCGTGGTCACCGGTGCGGCCGTCGGTGCCGTGGGCGGTGCGCTGCTGGGCGCCCTGACCGCCGACAAGGAAGACCGTGGCCGCAATGCTGCCATCGGTGCCGCGGGCGGTGCCCTGGCCGGTGGCGCCGCCGGTTACTACACCGAGCGCCAGAAGCAGATCGCCGATGACAACCAGCGCATCGCTTCCTACGCCGCTGACGTCAACAAGAGCGCTTCGGACATCGACCGCAGCACCGCGTACGCCAAGGCTTCGCAACAGTGCTACCAGAGCGCGTTCACCAAGCTGGTGGCCGACCGTAAGGCCAAGACCGTCAACGACACCGAAGGCCGCAAGCGCCTGGCGGAAATCGTCGCCGGCCTGAAAGAGTCCAACGACCTGATCGTCGCGGTCAACGGCAAGGCGGCTGAAGACCTGAACAACTACACCCAGGCTTACGAGAAAGACCTGCAGCAGGTAGGCGTGCAGCGTACCGACGTTGTCACCGTGGCCACCGCCGACACCACGCCAGTCGTGGCACCGACCAAAACCAAGACCAAGGCCAAGGTTCAGCCGGCGAAGAAGAAAGAGCTGCCAGCGGTGCCGAAGGAAGCCGTTGCCACCGAGAAGACCCTGCAGGATGCCAAGGCCAAGCAGGCTGAAAGCAAGCAGGTTGCCAGCGCGGGTACCAGCCAGGTCAACAGCATGTGCAAGAACCCGGACCTGGGCGACTGGGCACCGGTGCCTTGCCCGAATGTTTGA
- a CDS encoding membrane protein codes for MRSTLVASLAWQDYRNDAWLSACSVLALVAVVAPLLVLFGLKFGLVSSLTERLQNDPATREIIPLGGGRFSAQFIEQLGQRGDVAFALPRTRQIAATAELSRDASPVTVEMIPTAADDPLLQRLPVPQGLDQVVLSQTAAEKLGAKAGDWLQASFGRQVAGRSEAQRTQVQVLHVLPLEAFARDGLFAPLALLEAAEDYRDGRAVPAFNWPGEVPGVAGQRVYPAFRLYARGLADVEPLRQYFAAQHLLVSTQAQTIAQVQSLSRNLSIVFWIIAGLALAGAFAAIFAGALAAVERKRRELSVLRLLGVSTAALLLFVVLQALYSAGLAALLSAGLYGLAQSGLNYLFAQLPGEYASHLLLRHYLLALVAVLGVSAVAAACGGWRVARIQASEGIRDV; via the coding sequence ATGCGCAGCACGCTGGTGGCTTCCCTGGCCTGGCAGGATTACCGCAACGATGCGTGGCTGTCGGCGTGCTCGGTGCTGGCGCTGGTGGCGGTGGTGGCGCCCTTGCTGGTGTTGTTCGGGCTGAAGTTCGGCCTGGTCAGCAGCCTCACCGAGCGGTTGCAGAACGACCCGGCCACCCGCGAGATCATCCCCCTGGGCGGTGGCCGCTTCAGCGCCCAGTTCATCGAGCAGTTGGGCCAGCGTGGCGACGTTGCCTTCGCCTTGCCGCGCACCCGGCAGATCGCCGCAACCGCTGAGTTGAGCCGCGACGCTTCGCCGGTCACCGTGGAAATGATCCCCACGGCAGCCGATGACCCCTTGCTCCAGCGTCTGCCGGTGCCGCAGGGGCTGGACCAGGTGGTGCTCAGCCAGACTGCCGCGGAAAAACTCGGGGCCAAGGCGGGCGATTGGTTGCAGGCCAGTTTCGGCCGCCAGGTGGCCGGTCGCAGCGAGGCGCAGCGCACGCAGGTCCAGGTGCTGCACGTGCTGCCGCTGGAAGCCTTCGCCCGGGACGGCCTGTTCGCCCCGCTGGCCTTGTTGGAGGCGGCCGAGGACTATCGCGACGGTCGCGCGGTGCCGGCGTTCAACTGGCCCGGCGAAGTGCCGGGTGTGGCGGGGCAACGGGTGTACCCGGCGTTCCGGCTGTACGCCCGCGGCCTCGCTGACGTCGAGCCGCTGCGCCAGTATTTCGCCGCGCAGCACTTGCTGGTGTCGACCCAGGCCCAGACCATTGCCCAGGTGCAGTCGCTGAGCCGCAATCTGTCGATCGTTTTCTGGATCATCGCCGGGTTGGCCCTGGCCGGCGCCTTCGCGGCCATCTTCGCCGGGGCCCTGGCGGCGGTCGAGCGTAAGCGCCGGGAATTGTCGGTGTTGCGCCTGCTGGGGGTGTCCACCGCTGCGCTATTGTTGTTCGTGGTATTGCAGGCGCTTTACAGTGCCGGGCTTGCGGCCCTGCTCAGCGCCGGGCTGTATGGCCTGGCGCAGTCGGGGCTGAATTATCTATTTGCGCAGCTGCCGGGCGAATACGCCAGCCATCTGCTGCTGCGCCACTACCTGTTGGCCCTGGTGGCCGTGCTCGGCGTCAGTGCCGTGGCGGCGGCATGCGGTGGCTGGCGTGTGGCGCGCATCCAGGCCAGTGAAGGAATCCGAGATGTATAA
- a CDS encoding PppA → MRPSAGKAFKSASKSHVGMVRQVNEDACLDLPEHGLWVVADGMGGHAAGDYVSSLIVDSLRGIAVGRSLEEYVAALQSDLLRVNAAVREETANRGVTMMGSTVVVLATRDLRGMCLWAGDSRLYRLRDGVLEGVSRDHSYVQDLQDSGLLSEAEARVHPRANIVTRAIGVEAQLNLAMVELLLVPGDSYLLCSDGLTKTVEDEEIREVLSHDDPGEIASSLVSLGLRRGAPDNITVVVVKVPS, encoded by the coding sequence ATGCGTCCAAGTGCCGGAAAAGCTTTCAAGTCTGCAAGCAAGAGCCATGTCGGCATGGTCCGCCAGGTCAACGAAGACGCCTGCCTGGATCTGCCGGAGCACGGCTTGTGGGTGGTCGCCGATGGCATGGGCGGGCACGCGGCGGGCGACTACGTCAGCAGCCTGATCGTCGACAGCCTGCGTGGCATTGCCGTGGGCCGTTCGCTGGAAGAGTACGTCGCGGCATTGCAGAGCGACCTGTTGCGGGTCAACGCGGCCGTGCGTGAAGAAACCGCCAACCGTGGCGTGACCATGATGGGCAGCACCGTGGTGGTGCTGGCGACGCGCGACCTGCGCGGCATGTGCCTGTGGGCCGGCGACAGTCGCCTGTACCGCCTGCGCGACGGCGTGCTGGAGGGCGTCTCGCGGGACCACAGCTACGTCCAGGACCTGCAGGACAGCGGCCTGCTCAGCGAAGCCGAGGCCCGGGTGCATCCACGGGCCAACATTGTCACCCGGGCCATCGGCGTCGAGGCGCAGTTGAACCTGGCGATGGTCGAACTGCTGCTGGTGCCGGGCGACAGCTACCTGCTGTGCAGCGACGGGCTGACCAAGACCGTCGAAGACGAAGAGATCCGCGAAGTGCTGAGCCATGACGACCCCGGCGAAATCGCCAGCAGCCTGGTGTCCCTGGGCCTTAGGCGCGGTGCGCCGGACAACATCACCGTGGTGGTCGTGAAGGTGCCGTCATGA
- a CDS encoding type VI secretion protein: protein MYKLLAAAVALSLAGLVALPHSASADEASDKLDNPKPLPDDVSLPLPCEGQMVFRYVYILAQGTLDDREISLGYPFSEGEAGYQQSFISGYRRDFINGQFTLKDLPKDWNKTITPLMPKTDAKTPLKPMLYFIGKYEVTARQYAQVMAQAQSLASGEPAPACEALQADLPQGVAGRLPKVKLSKFEAERFSAVYSAWLMKYHKDLLPVSGRGTSAEDGGLGFVRLPTEVEWEFAARGGQAVSRQDLEGRLFPRRLEGSESDGPLADWAVFNQVAGGTGQAARLMPIGTKLPNPIGLFDVVGNAAEMVQESFQLVHAGRRQGAYGGFVVKGGNYLEGEGTLFTGMRREYPLFAADGTEQSNETTGFRVAVGALSAPRSRYKELFAQWQKEGRLASLTDAIDDAEDPTKRLDSIIAASVDPRLQAELGLVNEELKRNVSLIAQQREEAAGNLIQSSALVAETVNNYNIRLTNLQNSRQAALDAKDDASAQLFATAIDNGRSALEGAVAIYIDNLATGTRYTDAVIQAQFQRVKEELERKPVLGKSLVARATLFVRHVGDYRQQKRADPAAILKELLASSAQRS, encoded by the coding sequence ATGTATAAGTTATTAGCCGCCGCCGTGGCGTTGAGCCTGGCGGGCCTGGTTGCCCTGCCTCATTCGGCGAGTGCCGACGAGGCCAGCGACAAGCTGGACAACCCCAAGCCGTTGCCGGATGACGTCAGCCTGCCGCTGCCTTGCGAAGGGCAGATGGTCTTCCGTTACGTCTATATCCTGGCCCAGGGCACCCTCGACGACCGCGAGATCAGCCTCGGCTACCCGTTCAGCGAGGGCGAGGCCGGTTACCAGCAGTCGTTCATTTCCGGTTACCGGCGTGATTTCATCAACGGCCAGTTCACCCTCAAGGACCTGCCCAAGGACTGGAACAAGACCATCACGCCATTGATGCCCAAGACCGACGCCAAGACGCCGCTCAAGCCGATGCTGTACTTCATCGGCAAGTACGAAGTCACCGCGCGCCAGTACGCCCAGGTCATGGCCCAGGCCCAGTCGCTGGCCAGCGGCGAACCGGCACCGGCCTGCGAGGCCTTGCAGGCCGACCTGCCCCAAGGCGTGGCCGGTCGGCTGCCCAAGGTGAAACTGTCGAAGTTCGAGGCTGAGCGTTTCTCGGCGGTGTACAGCGCCTGGCTGATGAAGTACCACAAGGACCTGCTGCCGGTGAGCGGCCGCGGCACTTCCGCTGAGGACGGCGGGCTGGGCTTCGTGCGCCTGCCCACCGAAGTCGAGTGGGAGTTCGCCGCCCGTGGCGGGCAGGCGGTCAGCCGCCAGGACCTGGAAGGGCGACTGTTCCCCCGGCGCCTGGAAGGCAGCGAAAGCGACGGGCCGCTGGCCGACTGGGCGGTGTTCAACCAGGTCGCCGGTGGCACCGGCCAGGCCGCACGGCTGATGCCGATCGGCACCAAGCTGCCCAACCCCATCGGCCTGTTCGACGTGGTGGGCAACGCCGCCGAAATGGTCCAGGAGTCTTTCCAACTGGTGCACGCCGGGCGCCGTCAGGGCGCCTATGGCGGCTTCGTGGTCAAGGGTGGCAACTACCTGGAAGGCGAGGGCACGCTGTTCACCGGGATGCGTCGCGAGTACCCGCTGTTCGCCGCCGACGGCACCGAGCAGAGCAACGAAACCACCGGCTTCCGGGTGGCGGTCGGGGCGTTGTCGGCGCCGCGTTCGCGCTACAAGGAACTGTTTGCCCAATGGCAGAAAGAAGGGCGCCTCGCGTCCCTGACGGACGCCATCGACGATGCCGAGGACCCGACCAAACGCCTGGACAGCATCATCGCCGCCAGCGTCGACCCGCGCCTGCAAGCCGAGCTGGGGCTGGTCAACGAAGAGCTCAAGCGCAACGTTTCGCTCATCGCCCAGCAACGCGAGGAAGCGGCCGGCAACCTGATCCAGTCATCGGCCCTGGTGGCCGAGACCGTCAACAACTACAACATCCGCCTGACCAATCTGCAGAACAGTCGCCAGGCGGCCCTGGATGCCAAGGACGACGCCAGTGCGCAATTGTTCGCCACGGCCATCGACAACGGTCGCAGTGCGCTGGAGGGCGCCGTGGCGATCTACATCGACAACCTGGCCACCGGCACGCGCTACACCGACGCGGTGATCCAGGCGCAATTCCAGCGCGTCAAGGAAGAGCTGGAGCGCAAACCGGTACTGGGCAAGAGCCTGGTGGCGCGTGCCACGTTATTCGTTCGCCATGTCGGGGATTATCGTCAGCAAAAACGAGCCGACCCGGCGGCGATATTGAAGGAATTGCTCGCATCAAGCGCTCAGCGGTCTTGA
- a CDS encoding ABC transporter ATP-binding protein, translating to MLDMTAVHKSRGAGSQRYSLVIPRLQLRAGEQLAVVGPSGCGKSTLLDLLALVSAPDQAGRFDFTPANTPLDIARLWRGSGQGALAQLRSQHLGYVLQTGGLLGFLDVRGNIELSRKLLGLKDDGSVTRLAGQLDIADQLDKKPADLSVGQRQRVSCARALAHGPRLLLADEPTAALDPLNAERVMQLLVAQAREYGVCCVVATHDEALARASGLQVRRISCRRDADGGVTATLGEAC from the coding sequence ATGCTCGACATGACCGCGGTGCACAAGAGCCGAGGCGCTGGCAGCCAGCGCTACAGCCTGGTGATCCCACGGCTGCAATTGCGTGCCGGTGAGCAACTGGCGGTGGTTGGCCCCAGTGGGTGCGGCAAGAGCACGCTGCTCGACCTGCTGGCCCTGGTGTCGGCGCCTGACCAGGCCGGGCGGTTCGACTTCACGCCCGCCAACACGCCACTGGACATCGCCCGGTTGTGGCGCGGCTCCGGGCAGGGCGCCTTGGCGCAGTTGCGCAGCCAGCACCTCGGTTACGTGCTGCAAACCGGTGGCCTGCTGGGTTTTCTGGACGTGCGCGGCAACATCGAGCTGTCGCGCAAGCTGCTCGGCTTGAAGGACGACGGCAGCGTGACGCGCCTGGCCGGGCAGTTGGACATCGCCGACCAACTGGACAAGAAACCGGCGGACTTGTCCGTCGGCCAGCGCCAGCGCGTCAGTTGTGCTCGGGCCCTGGCCCACGGTCCTCGGCTGTTGCTGGCCGATGAACCGACCGCCGCCCTCGACCCTTTGAACGCCGAGCGCGTGATGCAACTGCTGGTGGCCCAGGCCCGCGAGTACGGTGTCTGCTGCGTCGTCGCCACCCATGACGAGGCGCTGGCCCGTGCCAGCGGCTTGCAGGTGCGCCGCATCAGTTGTCGTCGCGATGCCGACGGCGGCGTCACCGCCACGCTTGGGGAGGCTTGCTGA
- a CDS encoding type VI secretion system protein ImpM, with translation MSTPGFYGKLASRGDFVSRGLPQSFIGPWDSWLAAGLLASQSSLGERWLDAYLVSPLWRFLVAPGVCGPDAAAGVVMPSIDRVGRYFPLTVAVLLEPDADPASVVGGADDWFERVENLLLSTLNVEASFEAFGAELDSLGSPMYLPRTPGGRFASLHRFDATDPQRRMSALAESACEGASLWWGQGSERIAPGLMRCQGLPAAADFAQFLLGQEGVV, from the coding sequence ATGAGTACGCCGGGCTTCTATGGAAAGTTGGCCAGCCGTGGAGATTTCGTCAGCCGTGGTTTGCCCCAGAGCTTCATCGGCCCGTGGGATTCGTGGCTGGCGGCGGGCCTGCTCGCCAGCCAGAGCAGCCTCGGCGAGCGCTGGCTGGATGCTTATCTGGTCAGCCCGCTGTGGCGGTTCCTGGTGGCGCCCGGGGTGTGTGGGCCGGACGCCGCAGCCGGGGTGGTGATGCCGAGCATCGACCGGGTCGGACGGTATTTTCCGCTGACGGTGGCGGTGTTGCTGGAGCCCGACGCCGACCCTGCGTCCGTGGTCGGCGGTGCGGACGACTGGTTTGAACGGGTGGAAAACCTGTTGCTGAGCACGTTGAACGTGGAGGCCAGTTTCGAAGCGTTCGGCGCCGAGCTGGACAGCCTCGGCAGCCCGATGTACCTGCCGCGCACCCCGGGCGGCCGGTTCGCCAGCCTGCATCGCTTCGATGCCACCGACCCGCAGCGGCGCATGAGCGCCCTGGCCGAGTCGGCCTGCGAAGGCGCGAGCCTGTGGTGGGGTCAGGGTTCCGAGCGCATCGCGCCTGGCCTGATGCGTTGCCAGGGGCTGCCGGCCGCCGCTGATTTTGCGCAATTTTTGCTTGGCCAAGAAGGTGTTGTGTAG